The following are encoded in a window of Carya illinoinensis cultivar Pawnee chromosome 15, C.illinoinensisPawnee_v1, whole genome shotgun sequence genomic DNA:
- the LOC122297043 gene encoding UPF0481 protein At3g47200-like: MQTQKGRFLDRLIRNQTGQPILEESLKNAMRELEEKTRDFYEEDFQAIKPDDFVQMMLLDGCFIVELLRLYEKKYGGEPIFETQWTLPNISRDLLLLENQLPMFVLQKIFELTTLKVEASPDLNTLALGFFEPLRPGKDGFETFTLHKHANGEYIHLLALFHTTLTLGNNIYMQQPAKSEKKKTHLMLLGKGWVHNAKTLHYAGIQFKNNSGSILDIKLKGKTLQIPTMIIDDSTDPLLRNLIAYEQNNRSAAPYFCCLAVFLDSVVDTVEDVRILRDAGIIKQAKGGDEEVANLFNSLTKELVFDIDKEYCYMIEQIENINRLCRAHDTRVRILRLFATLNYKGLLTTYASILVTVIFSLFAANFASYRTPVNQYYSPPPPPSS, translated from the exons ATGCAAACTCAAAAAGGGCGATTTCTCGATCGCCTAATTCGAAATCAAACAGGGCAGCCTATCCTTGAAGAAAGTCTTAAAAATGCCATGAGAGAATTGGAGGAAAAGACTAGAGATTTCTATGAAGAAGACTTTCAAGCTATAAAGCCTGATGATTTTGTGCAGATGATGCTTCTTGACGGTTGCTTCATTGTAGAACTCCTGCGTTTATATGAG AAAAAATATGGGGGGGAGCCCATTTTCGAAACACAGTGGACGCTGCCAAATATCTCTCGTGATTTACTTTTGCTTGAGAACCAACTTCCTATGTTTGTGCTGCAGAAGATTTTTGAACTTACTACCTTGAAGGTGGAGGCAAGTCCTGATCTGAATACCCTTGCTCTTGGATTTTTTGAACCCTTGAGACCCGGGAAGGATGGATTTGAAACATTTACGTTGCACAAGCACGCCAATGGCGAGTATATACATCTATTAGCTTTGTTCCACACTACATTAACTTTAGGGAATAACATATACATGCAACAGCCTGcaaagagtgaaaagaaaaaaacacatcTTATGCTTCTTGGGAAAGGTTGGGTGCATAATGCCAAAACACTTCATTATGCTGGTATTCAGTTCAAAAACAATTCTGGTAGCATTCTTGACATAAAGCTTAAAGGCAAGACGCTACAGATTCCAACCATGATCATTGATGATAGCACTGACCCTTTGTTGAGGAACTTGATAGCCTATGAACAAAACAATCGCTCTGCAGCTCCATATTTTTGTTGTCTTGCAgtgttcttggacagcgtagtAGATACTGTCGAGGATGTTAGGATTCTTCGTGATGCTGGGATCATCAAACAGGCTAAGGGTGGAGACGAGGAGGTGGCGAATCTTTTCAACAGCCTCACTAAAGAGCTGGTGTTTGATATTGATAAGGAGTACTGCTACATGATCGAGCAAATTGAAAACATCAACCGTCTTTGTCGAGCACACGACACCAGAGTTCGAATTCTCCGTCTTTTTGCCACGTTGAACTACAAGGGATTACTCACAACATACGCTTCCATCCTTGTTACAgtcatcttttccctttttgcaGCTAATTTTGCAAGTTACAGAACCCCAGTTAATCAATACTattcacctccacctccaccttcgTCTTAG